One genomic segment of Oscillospiraceae bacterium includes these proteins:
- the addA gene encoding helicase-exonuclease AddAB subunit AddA yields the protein MSREWTAEQKKAIEISDGNILVNAAAGSGKTAVLVERVIQKILNGCSVERMLIVTFTIKAAREMRDRISQAIKKALAQDPDNRHLQRQSLLIRKAQISTIDSFYSHLVKNNFHLLGISPDFRIADEVELKLLKSKLIQELVDEMYEREEEKEEFLRFADVFSKENTDVSIENIISEVSEFIEAIPFEKLWFEKVKSFYSYSDDFLATVWGQEMGKYLSQGIRFYINGYNDILINLSDEPELYDKTYEIVNKEIETLEQMAQSLKAHNWDDFVKWATTIKFPAYRVQNKFTSNPLKLKMTAYRNCVKEFLSSIEGFYIKSNDFKNDLKSYVPIINILSNIVLELEEKMLELKTQQNIYSFADISKFALKLCVNEDKTPTDLAVNLSQQYDEIMIDEYQDTNEIQDLIFTSISDNSKKLFLVGDVKQSIYGFRNACPDIFLKRKNEGFLKDSTSTTLNLSKNFRSRYQVLDFTNLLFEKIMLPEIAGFLYNKDEKLYQGKAFDSSDLCSAEIVVIDGKDKAYSDDDEQELSRIEKEASFVAYKINKMLTEDFEITDKNTGQIRKAVPSDFAVLLRSTKDNGDIFINKLKKYKISAYCEENESYLDSYEVLTALSIMRAIDNPYDDISLISTMRSPAFFFSADELAAIRVLEPNAVFFKAVKKDENAKTKSFLLAIERFRKLSRQVPVYRLLSQIYSETGIFSLFGGMEGGEIRQNNLNQLLRQAKLYEANGAKGLYGFISFIDRLIEDKKSDMAGVKPSPETDCVMVSTIHKSKGLEYPVCIIADAGKKFNTKDLNKPFQYHKDYGFGFYLVDTSLVTKYTTLPRQTIKTIKADELLAEEQRILYVALTRAREKLIVVGSLQNAEKKLKEHYDNSENGMDLTQIRGASNYFDWILPAVIRDKKSQRLLDKIGEQGVNQSSIDFIAYSIDVDQIKEEYAEEQVKSQEKFQVVSELSRRLEYKYPYEQLSKVPIKVSVSELKGTRQNDEDSEKLLKNTLFRIPDFEIKKKIQAAAKGTAIHRVLQYLPLKEYDSIQSLEKEIEELYFKNIIDDIEKEAIDKNKIMDFLSSNIYKKMLSADTLEREYRFTAPLPVSEYDATIQDTEETVLLQGVIDCFFQKGEEVYIVDYKSDKIKNSSAKEELSEKYSIQLKYYKYALEMLLNKKVTKCIIYSIDKSEEVEL from the coding sequence ATGAGCAGGGAATGGACAGCTGAACAAAAAAAGGCAATTGAAATATCTGACGGAAATATTCTTGTAAATGCAGCGGCAGGCTCAGGAAAGACGGCAGTGCTTGTTGAACGAGTAATTCAAAAGATTTTAAACGGCTGTTCTGTTGAACGAATGCTCATCGTTACCTTTACAATAAAAGCCGCAAGAGAAATGAGAGACAGAATTTCTCAGGCTATAAAAAAAGCATTGGCACAGGACCCCGACAACCGCCATTTGCAAAGACAGTCTTTACTTATAAGAAAGGCGCAAATATCAACAATAGACTCCTTTTATAGCCATTTAGTAAAAAACAACTTTCACTTGCTTGGCATTTCTCCTGATTTTCGTATTGCAGACGAAGTGGAATTAAAGCTTTTAAAAAGCAAGCTTATTCAAGAGCTTGTGGACGAAATGTATGAAAGAGAAGAGGAAAAAGAAGAATTTTTAAGGTTTGCAGATGTTTTTTCAAAAGAAAATACTGATGTATCAATAGAGAATATTATCTCAGAGGTAAGTGAATTTATTGAAGCCATACCCTTTGAAAAACTATGGTTTGAAAAAGTCAAGAGCTTTTATAGTTATTCAGACGACTTTTTAGCAACGGTATGGGGACAGGAGATGGGAAAGTATCTTTCGCAGGGAATACGCTTTTATATAAACGGATATAACGATATTCTTATAAACCTTTCCGATGAACCCGAGCTTTATGATAAAACATATGAAATTGTAAATAAGGAAATAGAAACTCTCGAACAAATGGCGCAAAGCCTGAAAGCGCATAACTGGGATGACTTTGTTAAGTGGGCTACTACAATTAAATTTCCCGCTTACAGAGTCCAAAATAAATTTACTTCAAATCCTTTAAAGCTTAAAATGACAGCATACCGTAATTGCGTGAAGGAGTTTTTAAGCTCAATAGAGGGCTTTTATATTAAAAGTAATGACTTCAAAAACGATTTAAAAAGCTACGTACCTATTATAAATATACTTTCCAATATAGTGCTTGAGCTTGAAGAAAAAATGCTTGAATTGAAGACGCAGCAAAATATTTATTCCTTTGCGGATATTTCAAAATTTGCTTTAAAGCTTTGCGTAAATGAGGACAAAACCCCTACTGATTTAGCAGTTAATCTTTCACAGCAGTATGACGAAATTATGATTGATGAGTATCAGGATACAAATGAGATACAGGACTTGATATTTACCTCTATATCAGACAATTCAAAGAAGCTGTTTTTAGTGGGCGACGTTAAGCAAAGCATTTACGGCTTCAGAAACGCTTGTCCTGATATCTTTTTAAAAAGAAAAAATGAAGGTTTTTTAAAAGACAGTACTTCTACAACCTTAAATCTTTCCAAAAATTTCAGAAGCCGTTATCAAGTGCTTGACTTTACTAACTTGCTTTTTGAAAAAATTATGCTTCCTGAAATTGCGGGATTTTTATATAATAAGGATGAAAAGCTTTATCAGGGCAAAGCTTTTGATTCCTCTGATTTGTGTAGTGCTGAAATAGTTGTTATTGACGGTAAGGATAAAGCCTATTCCGATGATGACGAGCAGGAGCTTTCAAGAATTGAAAAAGAAGCATCCTTTGTAGCTTATAAAATAAACAAAATGCTAACGGAAGACTTTGAAATTACAGATAAAAATACAGGACAAATAAGAAAAGCCGTGCCAAGCGATTTTGCTGTGCTGTTAAGAAGCACAAAGGATAACGGAGATATTTTTATAAATAAACTGAAAAAGTATAAAATCAGCGCATATTGTGAGGAAAATGAATCTTATCTTGATTCTTATGAGGTATTGACAGCTCTTTCTATAATGCGTGCAATAGATAATCCTTATGACGATATATCTCTTATATCAACAATGCGTTCTCCCGCATTTTTCTTTAGCGCTGATGAATTGGCAGCAATCAGAGTGCTTGAGCCTAATGCTGTATTTTTTAAAGCAGTAAAGAAGGATGAAAACGCAAAAACAAAAAGCTTTCTTTTGGCAATTGAACGTTTCAGAAAGCTGTCAAGACAGGTTCCGGTTTACCGCCTTTTATCACAAATTTATTCAGAAACAGGTATTTTTTCTCTTTTTGGCGGAATGGAAGGCGGAGAAATTCGTCAAAACAATTTAAATCAGCTTTTGCGTCAGGCGAAGCTGTATGAGGCAAATGGGGCTAAAGGCCTTTACGGATTTATAAGCTTTATTGACAGGCTGATTGAAGATAAAAAAAGCGATATGGCAGGGGTAAAGCCTTCCCCTGAAACCGATTGCGTTATGGTATCTACTATTCATAAATCCAAGGGCTTGGAATATCCTGTATGTATAATTGCCGATGCGGGCAAAAAATTCAATACCAAGGATTTAAATAAGCCTTTTCAATATCATAAGGATTACGGCTTCGGCTTTTATTTGGTAGATACTTCTTTGGTAACTAAATACACAACTCTTCCCAGGCAAACTATTAAAACAATAAAAGCAGATGAGCTCTTGGCTGAAGAACAAAGAATTTTATACGTAGCACTTACAAGAGCAAGAGAAAAATTGATTGTCGTAGGCTCCTTACAAAACGCAGAAAAAAAACTAAAGGAACATTACGACAACAGTGAAAACGGAATGGACTTAACTCAGATAAGAGGGGCAAGCAATTATTTTGATTGGATTTTGCCCGCTGTTATAAGAGATAAAAAGAGTCAGCGTTTGCTTGACAAAATAGGGGAGCAGGGAGTAAATCAAAGCAGTATTGATTTTATTGCTTACTCAATAGACGTAGACCAGATAAAAGAAGAATATGCTGAGGAACAGGTTAAGAGCCAAGAAAAGTTTCAGGTAGTTTCAGAGCTTTCTCGAAGGCTCGAGTATAAGTATCCTTATGAACAGCTTTCTAAGGTTCCTATAAAGGTAAGCGTTTCTGAACTTAAGGGAACAAGGCAAAACGATGAGGATAGCGAAAAATTGCTTAAAAATACTTTATTTAGAATTCCCGATTTTGAAATAAAAAAGAAGATACAAGCAGCAGCTAAAGGTACTGCAATTCATAGAGTGCTTCAATATTTGCCCTTGAAGGAATATGATAGCATACAAAGCTTAGAAAAAGAAATAGAAGAGCTTTATTTTAAAAATATAATAGACGATATTGAAAAAGAAGCTATAGATAAAAATAAAATAATGGATTTTCTAAGCAGTAATATTTATAAAAAAATGCTGAGTGCCGATACACTTGAAAGGGAATATAGATTTACAGCGCCTCTTCCTGTAAGCGAATACGATGCCACTATTCAAGATACAGAAGAAACAGTGCTTTTGCAAGGTGTAATAGACTGCTTCTTCCAAAAGGGTGAAGAGGTATATATAGTGGATTATAAATCCGACAAAATAAAAAACAGCTCTGCAAAAGAAGAGCTGTCTGAAAAATATTCAATTCAACTGAAATATTATAAATACGCATTGGAAATGTTACTTAATAAAAAAGTTACCAAATGCATAATATATTCAATTGATAAATCAGAAGAAGTAGAGCTATAA